One Rubripirellula reticaptiva genomic region harbors:
- the hrpB gene encoding ATP-dependent helicase HrpB produces MNCRGSPIYGKQRDFKLSSSERRVNPPIESVLPVSHCLPEIESALSAGSSVVLKAPPGAGKTTGVPPRLLARSICGDGKILLIQPRRLAARSAAARLARLVGTSLGEDVGYQVRFDKRVTRGTRLIAMTTGILIRRLQDDPLLDDVSCVMLDEFHERSLELDLALGMLQRIRTTLRPELRLIVMSATLDPQPIADFLGDATCVTSEGRAFPVDVRYAKMLSRDRIADQVAGALPDALQATDGHVLVFLPGVGEIHAAKRLIEQRGISRGAMVQELYGDLSPDDQDAVLSESSVRKIVLSTNVAETSITIPGVTAVIDTGVARVMRFDSQVGLPKLMLEPISQASADQRAGRAGRTQPGVCFRLWPNASHRSRRQEDTPEIQRGDLSGAVLTLALWGEKDVAAFPWLTPPPTESVDVATRLLQRLGAIDDDGNITSIGKRMAALPLHPRLARFMIEAAQRWVVADASIAASLLTERDPFRGSAVASGTTVSDCDVSDRVDRMRRFQRGDASAVQSVPAAKNVLRIAKQIERMVGAEQTPDTTESAGDSLKRALLAAYPDRVARRRNPGDDRGLMVGGRGVKLDRSSACRHGELFLCIDVDAKGTEASVRAASVVDGDWLDDQSVREVDEPFFNPSLKAVVARRRRYFDDLLLAESPIACEPSSEVAAILARHAAQNLESVFPAKDKDVAAWIERVRFLTERMPDLELPSLDHAGVEEVLLRLCQTRTSIAQLRSAPWLDHFKGRYQWGQQQLIDAHAPAKLKVPSGNQFPVQYADGRTPWMEVRIQELFGWATTPRIAGGRVPIQLHLLGPNYRPQQITEDLENFWKETYIHVRKELRRRYPKHHWPEDPQAASATPRGLKPK; encoded by the coding sequence GTGAATTGTCGTGGTTCACCAATCTACGGCAAGCAGCGTGATTTCAAACTTTCATCGAGCGAGCGACGCGTGAACCCGCCGATCGAATCTGTGCTGCCTGTATCGCATTGCTTGCCGGAAATCGAATCGGCGTTGTCGGCCGGATCGTCGGTCGTGCTGAAGGCACCGCCGGGGGCCGGTAAGACGACGGGAGTCCCACCACGCTTGTTGGCTCGGTCGATTTGCGGCGATGGAAAGATCTTGTTGATCCAGCCGCGGCGATTGGCGGCTCGTTCAGCGGCGGCGCGGCTTGCGCGGTTGGTTGGGACGTCGCTTGGTGAGGATGTTGGGTACCAAGTCCGTTTTGACAAACGAGTCACGCGCGGAACTCGCTTGATCGCGATGACGACAGGGATTTTGATTCGCCGACTGCAAGACGATCCGCTGTTGGATGATGTGTCATGTGTGATGCTCGATGAATTTCATGAGCGAAGTTTGGAACTTGATCTTGCGCTCGGGATGCTGCAGCGGATCCGGACGACGCTGCGACCCGAACTGCGCTTGATCGTGATGTCTGCGACACTTGATCCCCAGCCGATCGCGGATTTCTTGGGTGATGCAACTTGCGTGACCAGCGAGGGTCGAGCGTTTCCGGTCGACGTCCGGTATGCGAAAATGCTGTCACGCGATCGCATCGCTGACCAAGTTGCCGGCGCGTTGCCCGATGCACTTCAAGCGACCGATGGTCACGTGTTGGTTTTTTTGCCGGGCGTCGGCGAGATTCATGCCGCGAAACGGTTGATCGAGCAGCGGGGCATCAGTCGTGGCGCAATGGTGCAAGAACTCTACGGTGATCTTTCGCCCGATGATCAGGACGCGGTGTTGTCGGAGTCATCGGTTCGCAAGATCGTCCTGTCGACCAACGTTGCCGAAACATCGATCACCATTCCTGGTGTCACGGCCGTCATCGACACTGGCGTGGCTCGCGTGATGCGTTTTGATTCCCAGGTTGGTTTGCCGAAATTGATGCTCGAACCGATTTCCCAGGCATCGGCGGATCAGCGAGCCGGTCGTGCTGGTCGGACTCAGCCCGGCGTCTGCTTTCGGTTGTGGCCAAACGCGTCGCATCGATCCCGAAGACAAGAAGATACACCTGAGATCCAGCGAGGCGATCTGTCGGGGGCTGTCTTGACGTTGGCGTTATGGGGCGAGAAAGACGTGGCGGCATTCCCGTGGCTGACTCCGCCGCCAACCGAGTCGGTTGATGTTGCAACACGCTTGCTGCAGCGACTCGGTGCGATCGACGATGATGGCAATATTACTTCGATTGGAAAACGAATGGCGGCGTTACCATTGCATCCGCGACTGGCGCGTTTCATGATCGAAGCCGCCCAACGCTGGGTCGTCGCCGATGCCTCGATCGCAGCGTCGCTGTTGACCGAACGAGATCCGTTTCGCGGGTCTGCGGTAGCGTCGGGAACAACGGTGTCCGACTGCGACGTTTCGGATCGTGTTGACCGCATGCGTCGGTTCCAGCGTGGCGATGCGTCGGCAGTGCAAAGCGTCCCGGCGGCGAAGAATGTGCTGAGGATCGCCAAGCAAATCGAGCGGATGGTGGGCGCAGAGCAGACGCCGGACACAACGGAATCGGCCGGCGATTCGCTCAAGCGAGCGTTATTGGCGGCCTATCCCGATCGCGTTGCCCGGCGACGAAACCCGGGCGACGATCGCGGTTTGATGGTGGGAGGTCGGGGGGTGAAGCTGGATCGTTCGTCGGCCTGTCGCCACGGCGAATTGTTTTTATGCATTGACGTCGACGCCAAAGGCACTGAGGCGTCAGTACGGGCAGCGTCGGTCGTCGATGGGGATTGGCTGGACGATCAATCGGTCCGCGAAGTCGATGAGCCGTTTTTCAATCCATCGTTGAAGGCAGTGGTTGCCAGACGGCGGCGTTACTTTGACGACCTGTTGTTGGCCGAGTCGCCGATCGCGTGCGAGCCGAGTTCCGAGGTTGCCGCCATCTTGGCTCGGCATGCGGCCCAAAACTTGGAAAGCGTTTTTCCCGCAAAAGACAAAGACGTGGCTGCGTGGATCGAGCGAGTAAGGTTCTTGACTGAGCGAATGCCTGATCTGGAACTTCCATCGCTCGATCATGCGGGTGTTGAAGAAGTATTGCTGCGACTTTGCCAAACTCGGACTTCGATTGCCCAGCTTCGTTCAGCGCCTTGGCTTGATCATTTCAAAGGACGCTACCAGTGGGGGCAGCAGCAACTGATTGATGCCCATGCGCCGGCGAAGTTAAAAGTACCAAGTGGGAACCAGTTTCCGGTTCAATACGCCGACGGCCGGACGCCTTGGATGGAAGTGCGAATCCAAGAGTTGTTCGGCTGGGCAACGACGCCACGAATCGCCGGTGGACGTGTGCCGATTCAATTGCACCTTCTGGGCCCGAACTATCGTCCTCAGCAAATCACCGAAGACCTCGAAAACTTTTGGAAAGAAACCTACATCCATGTGCGAAAAGAACTTCGCCGCCGGTATCCCAAACATCATTGGCCGGAAGACCCGCAAGCCGCGTCTGCAACGCCACGAGGTTTGAAACCAAAGTGA
- the pstS gene encoding phosphate ABC transporter substrate-binding protein PstS, with protein sequence MLCRLAFPFVAITALAAAIAGCSSSTSSGSVESIKLQGSGASFPAPLYGRWFKEYSGAVNGVRIDYQAKGSGGGIKDFIEHTVDFAASDAAMNDEEIGQVDGGVVLLPMTAGSVVLAYNLPKLKSPLKLSREAYVGIFLGKISSWDDAAIAKSNDGVELPKLPITVVQRADSSGTTFVFTNHLSAVSEEFKNGPGVGKSVNWPSSDKFIAAPKNDGVTATIKQTPGAIGYIEFGFADQAKLPMANLESKAGKFVSPSLDNAKAALAGVEMPADMRAWLPDPEADSAYPIVSYTWLLCYPKYEDTAKADALKEMIIWCLNEGQNSSAEMGYVPLPANVVEAVTAKLDSIQ encoded by the coding sequence ATGCTCTGTCGTCTTGCCTTCCCGTTTGTCGCCATCACGGCTCTCGCCGCGGCGATCGCCGGCTGCAGTTCATCAACGTCATCTGGTTCCGTTGAAAGCATCAAACTGCAAGGTTCGGGTGCTAGTTTCCCAGCGCCGCTCTATGGTCGCTGGTTCAAAGAATACAGCGGTGCGGTCAACGGCGTAAGAATCGACTACCAAGCCAAAGGTAGCGGCGGCGGCATCAAAGACTTCATCGAACACACCGTCGACTTTGCAGCCAGTGATGCGGCGATGAATGACGAAGAAATTGGCCAAGTCGATGGCGGCGTTGTCTTACTGCCAATGACCGCGGGCAGCGTCGTGTTGGCGTACAACTTGCCCAAACTGAAATCGCCACTGAAGCTTTCGCGTGAAGCTTACGTCGGTATTTTCCTGGGCAAGATTTCCAGCTGGGATGACGCCGCGATTGCCAAATCAAACGACGGCGTTGAACTGCCCAAGTTGCCGATCACCGTCGTGCAGCGAGCCGACAGCAGTGGCACGACGTTCGTGTTCACCAACCACTTGTCCGCCGTTAGCGAAGAGTTCAAGAACGGCCCCGGTGTAGGCAAGAGCGTCAACTGGCCCAGCAGCGACAAGTTTATCGCCGCCCCCAAAAATGACGGCGTCACCGCAACCATCAAGCAAACGCCCGGTGCGATCGGTTACATCGAATTCGGTTTCGCCGATCAAGCCAAGTTGCCAATGGCAAATCTAGAAAGCAAGGCGGGCAAGTTTGTTTCGCCGTCGCTGGACAACGCCAAGGCGGCACTCGCTGGCGTTGAAATGCCTGCCGACATGCGAGCTTGGTTGCCGGACCCAGAAGCCGATTCGGCTTACCCGATCGTCAGCTACACATGGCTATTGTGCTACCCCAAGTACGAGGACACCGCCAAAGCAGACGCACTAAAAGAAATGATCATTTGGTGCTTGAACGAAGGACAAAACTCGAGTGCAGAAATGGGCTACGTTCCTCTTCCTGCGAACGTCGTCGAAGCAGTGACTGCGAAACTTGATTCGATCCAATAG
- the pstC gene encoding phosphate ABC transporter permease subunit PstC translates to MNHTLPSESEFGGEASISAPPSKFDVFADRGFRSATAMFAWLTVALVFLIVYEVGGSAMPAIQKHGVGFLTTQTWDLQSEQFGVLPEIWGTLYSSFLALIIGGFFGISIAIFLTQDFLPRKIEWAFKNIVELLAAIPSVVYGLWGIFVVIPMLRPTATWLHENLGWIPFFGTSLSGPGMLPAALVLAIMILPTVSAISRDSLNNVPNRLKEAAVGLGATRWEAIFGVILPTASKGIFGALVLGFGRALGETMALAMLVGNSNQMSISLFSPGNTLAALLANHFPEAGKDEEPVLMYAALVLLAITLLVNICGAFVLKRASRRTAGSH, encoded by the coding sequence ATGAACCACACGCTTCCAAGCGAATCCGAGTTCGGCGGCGAGGCTTCGATCTCGGCGCCGCCTTCGAAATTCGACGTGTTCGCCGATCGTGGCTTTCGATCGGCGACGGCGATGTTTGCTTGGCTGACCGTGGCGTTGGTTTTCTTGATTGTGTACGAAGTCGGCGGCAGCGCCATGCCGGCAATCCAAAAACACGGTGTTGGTTTTCTAACGACACAGACATGGGATCTGCAATCGGAACAGTTCGGCGTGTTGCCTGAAATTTGGGGCACGCTCTACAGTTCATTTCTCGCTCTGATCATTGGCGGCTTCTTTGGTATCTCGATCGCGATCTTTTTGACGCAAGACTTTTTGCCGCGAAAGATTGAATGGGCATTTAAGAATATCGTCGAACTGCTAGCCGCGATCCCAAGCGTTGTGTACGGACTGTGGGGTATCTTTGTCGTGATCCCGATGCTTCGTCCGACGGCGACTTGGCTGCACGAAAACCTGGGCTGGATTCCATTCTTTGGGACATCCCTGTCAGGTCCAGGAATGTTGCCGGCGGCGTTGGTGCTTGCGATCATGATTTTGCCGACCGTCTCGGCGATCTCTCGCGATTCGCTGAACAACGTTCCCAACCGATTGAAGGAAGCGGCGGTCGGTTTAGGGGCAACCCGATGGGAAGCGATCTTCGGCGTCATTCTGCCCACGGCATCGAAGGGCATCTTCGGCGCGCTCGTGCTTGGCTTTGGCCGTGCCTTAGGCGAAACGATGGCGCTTGCGATGTTGGTCGGAAACTCCAACCAAATGAGCATCTCCTTATTCTCGCCTGGCAACACGCTTGCAGCATTACTGGCCAACCACTTCCCCGAAGCGGGCAAGGACGAGGAGCCGGTTCTGATGTACGCCGCATTGGTGCTGCTGGCGATCACGTTGTTGGTCAACATCTGTGGTGCTTTTGTGCTCAAGCGAGCCTCTCGGCGAACGGCGGGATCTCACTGA
- the pstA gene encoding phosphate ABC transporter permease PstA translates to MNKDNLEITELTEAFDDVDFPRLERSLRHPRTLISAGLSIAIGVATVLACIPLFSVLYMLIIRGGKKLSTELFTQLPPTAFEAGGGFGNAIVGTLVMVSIAAAIAIPVGVMTAIFLAEFGPQSKTASIARFCAKTLTGLPSILAGVFAYAAVVLATGSYSAPAGGVALALLMLPTVILTAEEAMRMVPVKMKEAAIGMGCTPTQVAWKIVLPTAMPGILTGVMLAVARAAGETAPLLFTALFSNYWFFEDGQSQLMEPTASLAVFIYNFSGMPFENQIEMAWAASLVLVLLVLAINVTGQLISSRTKTR, encoded by the coding sequence ATGAACAAAGATAATCTTGAAATCACCGAACTGACCGAGGCGTTTGACGACGTCGACTTTCCACGTCTCGAACGTTCACTGCGACATCCACGCACATTGATTAGCGCAGGATTGTCGATCGCGATTGGCGTCGCGACCGTGCTCGCGTGCATACCACTGTTTAGTGTGCTGTACATGCTGATCATTCGCGGCGGCAAAAAACTGTCGACCGAACTGTTCACCCAGCTTCCGCCGACTGCATTCGAAGCGGGCGGTGGTTTTGGAAACGCCATCGTTGGAACGCTTGTCATGGTTTCGATCGCGGCCGCGATTGCGATTCCCGTCGGCGTCATGACGGCGATTTTTTTGGCCGAGTTTGGACCGCAAAGCAAGACGGCTTCGATCGCTCGGTTCTGCGCAAAAACTCTCACTGGGCTGCCATCGATTTTGGCGGGAGTGTTTGCTTACGCCGCTGTGGTTTTGGCGACGGGCAGCTACTCGGCACCAGCCGGTGGTGTGGCGTTGGCTTTACTGATGCTGCCGACGGTCATCTTGACGGCCGAAGAAGCGATGCGAATGGTGCCGGTCAAGATGAAAGAAGCGGCAATCGGCATGGGATGCACGCCGACCCAAGTGGCTTGGAAAATCGTGTTGCCAACCGCGATGCCGGGCATTTTGACGGGCGTGATGTTAGCGGTCGCACGAGCCGCCGGCGAAACGGCGCCGCTTTTGTTCACTGCGTTATTTAGCAACTACTGGTTCTTTGAAGACGGTCAGTCGCAACTGATGGAACCGACCGCATCTTTAGCAGTCTTCATTTACAACTTCTCTGGAATGCCTTTCGAGAACCAAATCGAAATGGCCTGGGCGGCCTCGCTTGTGTTGGTCCTGTTGGTGCTTGCCATCAACGTTACCGGACAACTGATATCAAGCCGCACAAAAACGCGTTAG
- the pstB gene encoding phosphate ABC transporter ATP-binding protein PstB, producing MIAPTKLAADDVLADSNGAPLIDCNINNLYYGNFRAVRDSHIPIDRGSITAFIGPSGCGKSSALRCLNRMNDLVRGFRLDGHVHFRGRDIYHPRVDPVAVRRYIGMVFQQPNPFAMSIFNNVAFGLRLNRFRGNVAAKVEEALRGAALWEEVKDKLKSSGLSLSGGQQQRLCIARAIATEPEVMLMDEPCSALDPIATRRIEELMQELKKKYTIAIVTHNLQQAKRVADKTAFMYVDTSEGTRTGYLVEFGETGQIFEDPAEENTKRYIRGEFS from the coding sequence ATGATCGCTCCGACCAAACTTGCCGCAGACGATGTGCTAGCCGACAGCAACGGCGCACCGTTGATCGATTGCAACATCAACAATCTCTACTACGGTAACTTTCGTGCCGTCCGCGACAGCCACATTCCAATCGACCGTGGCTCGATCACCGCTTTCATTGGCCCGTCGGGATGCGGCAAGAGCAGCGCACTGCGCTGCTTGAACCGGATGAACGACTTGGTTCGCGGATTCCGGCTTGATGGCCACGTCCATTTTCGTGGACGCGACATCTACCATCCACGCGTCGATCCGGTTGCCGTGCGCCGCTACATCGGAATGGTGTTTCAACAACCTAACCCGTTCGCGATGAGCATCTTCAATAATGTCGCATTCGGTCTGCGTCTGAACCGCTTTCGAGGCAACGTTGCGGCCAAGGTCGAAGAGGCACTTCGCGGCGCAGCGCTTTGGGAAGAAGTCAAGGACAAGCTGAAATCAAGCGGGCTGTCACTATCGGGTGGCCAACAACAGCGGCTCTGCATTGCTCGCGCGATTGCAACGGAACCCGAAGTCATGCTGATGGACGAACCCTGTTCGGCCCTCGACCCAATCGCAACGCGGCGGATCGAAGAACTGATGCAGGAGCTAAAAAAGAAGTACACGATCGCCATCGTGACTCACAACCTGCAACAAGCCAAACGCGTCGCCGACAAAACGGCTTTCATGTACGTTGACACTTCCGAAGGTACTCGCACGGGCTACTTGGTGGAGTTTGGCGAGACCGGACAGATTTTCGAAGACCCGGCCGAAGAAAACACCAAGCGTTACATCCGAGGCGAATTTAGCTAA
- a CDS encoding endonuclease/exonuclease/phosphatase family protein gives MASRNSRSRRSSWLPTIFKTLLLTTFGSGAGGYFYRDFPIVGPIVDSILAGDEAGPDPSGIAQGGPSQVDSSQESPSQTGPNNPPSNRPSFKDRIVDALTGSDSTSDRSVQGQLASAQSQPTRSTSTQSAATQSATGRPSDRILIATFNIQVFGESKLSKPEVVNVLADAVRQFDVVAIQEIRAQSDEILPRFIEAINADGSQYSFLIGPRLGRTISTEQYAFVYDTTRIEHDPYAYGSMTDANDLLHREPFVARFRARTSSPDQAFTFWLVNIHTDPDEVPAEISALSQVFPVMQAARPDEDDVILLGDLNASEFEFDDLGRLPGMTWVVTGAMTNTRQTKAYDNIMFDRRFTGEYTGRWGVMDIERIFGITREQAIEVSDHLPVWAEFSTWESPQSRASLEDSSIR, from the coding sequence GTGGCAAGCAGGAATAGTCGATCGCGACGTTCGTCGTGGTTACCGACGATTTTCAAAACGCTACTGCTGACAACGTTCGGCAGCGGTGCGGGTGGCTATTTCTATCGCGACTTCCCCATCGTCGGACCCATCGTTGACAGCATCTTGGCGGGTGATGAGGCAGGTCCCGACCCGTCTGGGATTGCCCAAGGTGGCCCATCGCAAGTTGATTCGTCGCAGGAATCTCCTTCGCAAACCGGCCCAAACAATCCACCATCGAATAGGCCGTCGTTCAAAGACCGTATTGTAGACGCGCTCACGGGCTCCGATTCGACGTCCGATCGTTCAGTGCAGGGGCAACTTGCGTCAGCGCAGTCTCAGCCAACTCGGTCAACGTCGACACAGTCAGCAGCCACACAATCAGCAACAGGACGGCCAAGCGATCGAATTCTGATCGCAACCTTCAACATTCAAGTCTTTGGCGAAAGCAAGTTGTCCAAGCCCGAGGTTGTCAATGTTTTGGCTGACGCGGTTCGCCAGTTCGATGTGGTCGCGATTCAAGAAATACGAGCGCAAAGCGATGAGATTCTGCCGCGTTTTATCGAAGCGATCAACGCCGATGGCAGCCAGTACAGCTTCCTAATCGGTCCCCGTTTGGGCCGTACGATTAGTACTGAACAGTACGCTTTCGTATACGACACCACTCGCATCGAACATGACCCGTACGCCTACGGTTCGATGACGGATGCAAACGATTTGTTGCACCGCGAACCTTTTGTCGCTCGTTTTCGCGCCCGGACATCGTCGCCCGACCAAGCGTTCACATTTTGGCTGGTCAACATTCACACCGATCCCGACGAAGTACCCGCCGAGATTTCAGCGCTGTCGCAGGTGTTTCCTGTCATGCAGGCTGCTCGACCGGACGAAGACGACGTGATCTTGTTGGGTGACTTAAACGCCAGCGAATTTGAATTTGATGACCTTGGCCGTTTGCCGGGGATGACTTGGGTCGTCACTGGCGCGATGACCAACACACGTCAAACCAAAGCGTACGACAACATCATGTTCGATCGCCGATTTACGGGCGAATACACCGGTCGCTGGGGCGTGATGGATATCGAGCGGATCTTTGGCATCACTCGCGAGCAAGCGATCGAGGTGTCCGATCACCTGCCGGTATGGGCCGAGTTTTCAACTTGGGAAAGCCCGCAGTCTCGCGCGTCGCTGGAAGATTCGTCGATCCGATAG
- a CDS encoding DUF368 domain-containing protein, translating into MERSDVRKSTDVTDTPLASVATEGHDGLAAGETSGDGSSGHVKAGGSVPAATVRGDVINVVRGFCMGAADTVPGVSGGTVALILGHYTRLVTAISHIDSQLFGLVRDKRFADAARHLDVRFLAALGLGIATGIVTLSGLMHWLLEFRMAETLAVFLGLLVASVWIVKGYVDRWTPSRIAALVCGAAVAIAITLLPMGTGNMSLPYLFFSASIAICAMILPGISGAFVLLLLGVYHSVTGLIKDAAKGNFSVESLTQIAVFASGCLIGLLAFSRVLRWLLEHHRGTTMAWLMGLMIGSAGKLWPLQRPTSETASEELKFQVMEYVSPANWDGSLITLVTLALGAAVVVIVVERFAEGRQAT; encoded by the coding sequence ATGGAACGCTCTGATGTCCGCAAATCCACCGATGTAACGGATACACCACTTGCATCGGTCGCAACGGAGGGACATGACGGGTTGGCAGCTGGTGAAACGTCTGGCGATGGAAGCTCGGGGCACGTCAAAGCCGGTGGTTCGGTTCCGGCCGCCACGGTTCGTGGCGACGTGATCAACGTGGTTCGTGGATTCTGCATGGGAGCCGCCGATACGGTGCCCGGAGTCAGCGGCGGGACAGTGGCGTTGATTTTGGGTCACTACACGCGGCTGGTCACAGCGATCAGTCACATCGACAGCCAATTGTTTGGGCTGGTCAGAGACAAACGGTTCGCCGACGCGGCTCGGCATCTGGACGTGCGTTTTCTGGCAGCACTTGGACTGGGAATTGCGACTGGCATCGTGACTCTTTCGGGGTTGATGCACTGGTTGCTTGAATTCCGAATGGCCGAAACGTTGGCCGTTTTCTTGGGCTTGTTGGTGGCCAGTGTTTGGATCGTCAAGGGTTATGTTGATCGCTGGACGCCAAGCCGGATTGCTGCGCTGGTGTGTGGCGCGGCCGTAGCGATTGCGATCACATTGTTGCCCATGGGAACCGGCAACATGAGTTTGCCGTATCTGTTCTTTTCGGCGTCGATCGCCATCTGCGCGATGATCTTGCCCGGCATCAGCGGTGCGTTTGTTTTGCTGTTACTAGGCGTCTATCACAGCGTCACGGGTCTGATCAAAGACGCCGCCAAGGGGAACTTCTCGGTCGAATCACTGACGCAGATCGCCGTGTTTGCGAGCGGTTGCTTGATCGGATTGTTGGCGTTTTCACGCGTGCTGCGTTGGTTGCTTGAACATCATCGCGGCACCACGATGGCGTGGTTGATGGGATTGATGATCGGCAGCGCCGGCAAGCTGTGGCCGCTGCAGCGCCCGACTTCGGAAACGGCATCGGAAGAACTGAAATTTCAAGTCATGGAATACGTCTCACCCGCGAACTGGGATGGCAGCCTGATCACGCTGGTGACGCTTGCTTTGGGCGCTGCAGTTGTCGTGATTGTCGTGGAACGTTTCGCCGAAGGTCGGCAGGCAACCTAA
- a CDS encoding undecaprenyl-diphosphate phosphatase, whose amino-acid sequence MIEIFILAVVQGIAEFLPISSSGHLVVLGALMGELSESPTLEVILHAGTLGSILVVYWRRILDLLTRDRRVIPLLVVGTIPAVVIGLTIKTQFEHIMRYPLLASLMLIVTGGLLIVLGRLKPRDSDYQSMSLKNAFVIGCFQAFAILPGISRSGSTILGGRLLGLKNEDSVTFSFLLAIPAILGATVLTLKDVVEQRSEGIPMDFTVAELGIGAFVSFFVGIFALKWLIGWSRQDRLHWFAWWCIPVGIAASVYFGRLALFS is encoded by the coding sequence GTGATCGAAATTTTCATTCTTGCCGTGGTGCAAGGCATCGCCGAGTTCTTGCCAATCAGTTCGTCCGGCCACCTGGTTGTCTTGGGCGCGCTGATGGGCGAACTGAGCGAGTCGCCGACGTTAGAAGTGATTTTGCACGCCGGCACACTGGGGTCGATTCTGGTGGTTTACTGGCGACGCATCTTGGACCTGCTGACGCGCGACCGACGCGTGATCCCATTGTTAGTCGTCGGAACGATTCCCGCCGTCGTCATCGGGCTGACGATCAAGACTCAATTCGAACACATCATGCGATACCCGCTGTTGGCCAGCCTGATGTTGATTGTGACCGGCGGATTGCTGATCGTGCTGGGGCGACTGAAACCTCGTGACAGCGATTACCAGTCCATGTCACTGAAGAACGCCTTTGTGATCGGATGCTTCCAAGCCTTTGCGATCCTGCCAGGAATCAGCCGCAGCGGATCCACCATTCTGGGTGGCCGGCTGCTGGGGTTGAAAAATGAGGATTCGGTGACCTTTTCTTTCTTGCTAGCAATCCCAGCAATTCTGGGTGCAACCGTACTGACGCTTAAGGATGTGGTCGAGCAGCGAAGTGAAGGAATCCCGATGGACTTCACAGTTGCGGAGTTGGGAATTGGCGCGTTTGTGTCGTTTTTCGTGGGGATTTTCGCATTAAAGTGGCTGATTGGCTGGTCTCGCCAAGACCGCCTTCACTGGTTCGCATGGTGGTGCATACCGGTCGGAATCGCGGCCTCAGTCTACTTCGGGCGACTTGCTCTTTTTTCCTGA
- the lexA gene encoding transcriptional repressor LexA — MSMQLTDRQQNVYDMIRGLIVKRGYGPTVREIGEHFGIKSPNGVMCHLRALERKGLISRSPNKSRAIELTHAADRNGNSLPMAGMVAAGPTTLAFEQNDRIDFSEMLFKEDRFILQVSGDSMIEAQIADGDYVVVQKQETALPGQMVVAQTDEGEATLKFWFPEGDRIRLQPANSSMEPIYVRNASVLGVAVGVVRAGL, encoded by the coding sequence ATGTCCATGCAGCTAACCGATCGCCAACAAAATGTCTACGACATGATCCGTGGCTTGATCGTCAAACGTGGCTATGGCCCGACGGTGCGAGAAATTGGTGAACACTTTGGCATCAAGAGCCCTAACGGAGTGATGTGCCACCTGCGTGCACTGGAACGCAAAGGTCTGATTTCGCGAAGCCCGAACAAGTCTCGCGCAATCGAACTGACCCACGCCGCTGACCGCAATGGAAACTCGTTGCCGATGGCAGGAATGGTTGCCGCGGGTCCGACAACATTGGCGTTTGAACAGAACGACCGAATCGATTTCAGCGAAATGCTGTTCAAAGAAGATCGATTCATTCTGCAGGTGTCGGGTGATTCGATGATCGAAGCCCAGATTGCTGATGGCGACTACGTCGTTGTGCAAAAGCAAGAAACTGCGTTACCAGGCCAAATGGTTGTCGCGCAAACCGACGAAGGCGAAGCGACTTTGAAGTTCTGGTTCCCCGAAGGCGACCGCATTCGCTTGCAACCCGCCAATTCGTCGATGGAACCTATCTACGTCCGCAACGCAAGCGTCCTAGGTGTCGCCGTCGGCGTCGTCCGCGCTGGGCTGTAG